The Theileria equi strain WA chromosome 2 map unlocalized gcontig_1105316255037, whole genome shotgun sequence genomic sequence TTGTCCCTCTCTGGCGGTTTTGGGATTACGATGCCCTGCGATTTGTACCCATACCTCCGATAAAGCGCATCCTGCCAAGTCTCACCCATTTGGCTTCAATAATTTACAAGCGAAGAAAAGGTGATGACCGAAGCAAGACAAGAAAATTGCGATAGATTGGCCAAGGTGAGAATTACAGCCTCTAAGAAACAAATAATGCgataaatataaacattaaaatgtatagaaAGTTAAAATGGTCCGTTATTGGGAGTAAAAATCACAACATCAGCCCACCCCAAACTCTTGAGTATCTTTTGCCTATAAATCGCAAGTGTGTACGCCAAATTTCGGTATTCTTACCTGGTCTGATTGTAAAAGTTGAACCTGCGCTCGTGGCTTCCGTCTGGGCGGATTGTGATGACGAATGGGTTCTGGTCACGGCGGTAGAAAAAGAGAGCGATTTTTTGGCCTTCCTTGGCACCTTCAGATTTCCGCTCTACACATCCCAACGGATCATAAGACGAAGATTCCACAGGTGCATTAGAATGGCTGTCAGCAGGTGCAGAATAGGGGCTAGAGCGGAGCTCTTGTGGAGAAGGTCCGGTGTCTAGCGCTTCTTCCAGAGCTCCTGCTTGACCTTCTACCGGAATTACGACACCAAAAGTTCCACTAGCGTGTCTTCCACCGCCAGAGAATCCTCCAAGTTCCTCTACTGGTATAGAAATGTCGACAGTGTATGGAAATTCCCTGACAAAAGTCTGGGCTCCTTGTATTCCCCTAGCAACGCCCTTGATGATTTCCACGTCCTCAGACTCTCTGTGCCATGAAACGTCCTTGTAGTCTTGCGTAATCTTGAGAAATTCCCTCCAGTGCTTACCCAGCATTTCCCCCGGATTTCCCCTTGCATTGAACTTTATCATTGTTGATATAATCTATATTGGCCCGTGAGACATATCGATAAACTTACCGAGAGAAGATGTTCATTGTTTTTCGGCTTTAGTTGGTTAAATCTCTGGACAACTTTGCTGAGAACCAGAGAGTTGTAGGGGAATCCAATGGCTATCATGTCCCAAATTAGACATGAGCACTGGTTACCATCTAGCGACTGTATACTCTCATCAATTATTCGTTCTAGTGTGCCAAAGAGAGCCTCAGACTCTACCTTTCCTAGTATACCAAAAAGAGCTGTAATCTTGCAAATGTTGACATCCTCAGCCCCTTGTAGTATCCGGGCAGAAAGTTGTTCAATTTGTGCAGTTTTGACTTGAATCGTTACCAGACCTTCTAATAACTCCATCAAATTCTCTATATCCACGCTAGATCTTTCATCCAGGCTCTCTAAAATGgtaaacaaaaatttgtaccATCTCTTTAGCCCATCTTCATCTCTGGCCAGGCTGCTGGCGAAATTATGCGATAGTTTAACAACTGGGACAAGCTCTTCTGCTGTACATTCGGGGATATCCTTTGCCTTGAAGACAATGCAACGAAAGATTCTGTCGTCCACAATACCAACCTTTACTCCGGACCTAATAAGTTATGGGTGGATTACGTATAGCATAAAGAAAATAGAGATACCTTGCGATAGAAATGAGGTGTTTCAAGTGCAGCCAATTTGGTATACATTCCGCCAGAGTAACAACCTGATTGTAAAGTCCATACTGTGGAACATTTACGAGACTCAGAGCATCAAAAATTCTGCAAACCAAATTTTGGTTCTCAAAGTAGACAATTCTCTTTTGTAAATATTCAGCCATTCTATTGTACAATTTGTTTTTTGCAATACCAATGCTACCGCATGAAATCATGGCTTCAGCAACCATTTCCATGGGAATGCTAAATGCTAGCATAGAAGGAATGTTGCGTGTGAGACGCTTAAATGTTATGGAATCACCTTGCTTAAGCGAAGCCAGTACCTGTAAGTTTGTGTGTTATTAGTTTAAAGTGTAATATGAATGGAGTGGATAATTTGTGCAGGAGATAAAAGGGGTTTGTGCTTATAATAGAGATCCCTAAAGAGTGAAAAATCCGTCATATTATCCGCAAAGCTTTAATGTTAGAGAATGTCAGAGGATATCTGTCCCAAGTATAGATGCATTTCTAAGTTCAAACAGCAGAGGTAAATAATGTACATAGTGTGGAATTGTTCCGGACGGTGGTGAAGATAAACCAAATAAAACTTGTAAATTACAAAATACTCCATAAATAACTCATAGGattccaaaatcttcaagaaTAGAGACAACTAACATAAAACAAcaacaaaccaacaaattaagaccaactactcagtacagACTCATTACCATCCATAGACagccattaaatctgtctaacccaagggtctccatTAGAACGTTTGTACAACCACCAACCAAAGCCagtaagagaaccagaAACTACAGTGACAGAGGTAATAATGGCAGGAGTCCTTATATTAGGATTGGTAGGCTTTTAGAATGAAATGGAGGAGAGTCAGGAGCACTATCATATCTGCCGAACCCATGGTTCACCATTAAAGCGTTGGTAGACCCAATAAGCAAACCCGGTTAGGGATCCTGAAGATACAAGAACAGAAGAAGCGATAATGGCAGGAATCGTTATATCAGAGTCTCGGTCATGAGATCTGTCAGAAGGGGCTGAGATTCGAGATTGAGCTAGAGGAGGTTGAGTGGAAGAAATAAGAGTAGGTAGAGATAAATATTGGCTGTCATCAATATCGAAACCTCCTCTAGATATgttttggagtatatttttaagATAACTATTGTCCtcatcctcagattctTGGTCTCCAGATATTAGTCCTGGTACTTCAGAAGCACCTTGAACAGAAGCAATAGTAAAATCAGTACGTAATAGTTGTGATTCTAGTTCTTGGCATAATCCTAGATCACTTTTGACACCCTCTAGAATATCCTCAATGGCTTCTTTTatagtatctccattatcTGCTTTGATTTCTGGGATTTTATCGCTAACATCAGTCCAGTTCCGGTTTCCACGTTCTCTTACAAGCCACTTGCTAGCTCCATCACAGTTACCATCTGTAACGCCATGGTTTATATATATCATAACGGGTGTATTTTGGTCGCATACTGGAAAATAGACAgtaattttttcaacattCCTGAGAGGGAATTTAAGACCTGTTGTTTGCTCAATACCGTCTTTATTTATGGAAGTCACTGTAAATGTCTTCTGCCCCTGGATTGCAGAGGCATGTTCACATTCTATATATCCCTCGAATAAGCTACTAGCACTCTTCTCAACCTTTATCCTATACCTGGGTTTACATCTCTCATGACAATACAGCTTCCTATCTCCTTTTGAGATATCTATGCTAACACTACGATGAACTCTGCAGCTAACTTGATAGAGTTTATCTGTAAGTTCATTGGTATAACCACCTTGTAGAGGAGACACATTCTGGTAAAACTTAGTAGCCTCATCCTTTACAACCTTCATCCAGTTAAGACTATCTTTgtcaagattctcaaaccAGGTAAAGTTGCCATCACTAATGAACTCAACTAGAAGAGGTATATTTTCAGGATcttcattccatttatatattCTAATTCCAGTTATCAGGTATGTAGGAAGAATTATGTCAGTATCTTTTTTATCAAATGTGGCTCTGGAAATTTTAGCACCACCTTTAACAGTGTATCCCTTAACAGTGTAGTTCGTACCAGGAAGGAGGATACGTAGAGAAGAACCAGAACTTGTGATCCTTGCACATGGAGGTGCTTTACCATCAGTATAAATCTGAGAAGGGTCTTCAGGGTTTCTGAGATTAATCGGAATAGCATTGTTCCTTTGGTAGTTTCTCCAATCTAGTAGGTATTCAAGTGAATTATTTTCATTACCTGAATGTATCCAATCCCTACCTTTACTATAGTACTTTGTTTTGGGATCACCGTGCTCAGTTGTAATTCCAATTAGAATTGGCTCATTGAGATTGCCGTTCCAGAAGTATACTGTTACTTCCTTAACATTTTTTATGGGTTTCCCTGATACTGTAGATGTTTTTATTGCCTCTCCATTCCTAAGTTTTTTATTTAGCGTAAAGGAGTCCTTATCTGAAGTTGTACCATGAATAACTCTGAATAATCCATGTGGAAGTTTGCTAGTGTCCTTAGCaacaagaatgagagtCTTATCATTACCTAAGCCAACTTCGTATATACCATTAAGTGTATTATCCTTCGGTTGTTCTGTTATATTTATCTGAAGACCACTTGGAGGAAGTTTTGGAGGAGGACATTGTTTTATACCCAGAGTTTTCACGGAATCTGAGAAAATCTGTCCAAGTTGGTCCTTAACAGTATCAGGAGGCTTGTTACTGAGTCTGGAATATTCATTCCACTCATTCCCTAGCTTGGTTTTCTGATACCAGTTATACTTTTCATTGTTACTTTCCGTTTCTATGCAAAGTAGGAACGGCTGAGAGGGGTCACAAGATGATGCATAGGCAATAAGCCTCttaatatttttaaagaatttGGTATTATCAGAAAATATCTGCCTATGATCTTTGAGTAGGATCTCTGCAACCGAAAATGGTTTATTCTCATAAATCTTATTATGTTTATATATATAAGCTGAAATGGAAAGGTGTTTGTTCACAGTGCCATCATGATGAGTGCTTATCCTATTATTGTGTCTAGGATCAGGAGAATTGTGGCAATTTGAAGATAATCCCAACCTAATCTTAACAGCTCCATTAAATACACAGCTAAGCAAGTCAAGTTTTTTCTCAAGttcttttccataattG encodes the following:
- a CDS encoding hypothetical protein (encoded by transcript BEWA_038610A), whose product is MEMVAEAMISCGSIGIAKNKLYNRMAEYLQKRIVYFENQNLVCRIFDALSLVNVPQYGLYNQVVTLAECIPNWLHLKHLISIARSGVKVGIVDDRIFRCIVFKAKDIPECTAEELVPVVKLSHNFASSLARDEDGLKRWYKFLFTILESLDERSSVDIENLMELLEGLVTIQVKTAQIEQLSARILQGAEDVNICKITALFGILGKVESEALFGTLERIIDESIQSLDGNQCSCLIWDMIAIGFPYNSLVLSKVVQRFNQLKPKNNEHLLSIISTMIKFNARGNPGEMLGKHWREFLKITQDYKDVSWHRESEDVEIIKGVARGIQGAQTFVREFPYTVDISIPVEELGGFSGGGRHASGTFGVVIPVEGQAGALEEALDTGPSPQELRSSPYSAPADSHSNAPVESSSYDPLGCVERKSEGAKEGQKIALFFYRRDQNPFVITIRPDGSHERRFNFYNQTR
- a CDS encoding hypothetical protein (encoded by transcript BEWA_038620A), whose product is MFSKDIDIKNKCPQGRSTGTCQDDQSIQADKGTLPDDATDYGYVTHSSLGKRIGMLTYGGRSLEIEDGKRTTFSTKYHNLEKVTTYYYTKGTDNKDEIKVPLVLRVRNKGGAYHLYFNIGGDNIKWKWIPLHNSLVIPAGDRTTQELTNTLVVQTCRLHILHKIDICKGDNGNKLYTCPACGKARLWSDAEKYGKPIDCYRKFCHTLLDDGNGRVTYPVTYGNDLISYQEYNGKIWKSLSVSKSDCSSVSVYYWIGDENLDNPLLMEVKRTGGGGSDWYENIGDYGGKHYRWIKLEPGEIASFSNYGKELEKKLDLLSCVFNGAVKIRLGLSSNCHNSPDPRHNNRISTHHDGTVNKHLSISAYIYKHNKIYENKPFSVAEILLKDHRQIFSDNTKFFKNIKRLIAYASSCDPSQPFLLCIETESNNEKYNWYQKTKLGNEWNEYSRLSNKPPDTVKDQLGQIFSDSVKTLGIKQCPPPKLPPSGLQINITEQPKDNTLNGIYEVGLGNDKTLILVAKDTSKLPHGLFRVIHGTTSDKDSFTLNKKLRNGEAIKTSTVSGKPIKNVKEVTVYFWNGNLNEPILIGITTEHGDPKTKYYSKGRDWIHSGNENNSLEYLLDWRNYQRNNAIPINLRNPEDPSQIYTDGKAPPCARITSSGSSLRILLPGTNYTVKGYTVKGGAKISRATFDKKDTDIILPTYLITGIRIYKWNEDPENIPLLVEFISDGNFTWFENLDKDSLNWMKVVKDEATKFYQNVSPLQGGYTNELTDKLYQVSCRVHRSVSIDISKGDRKLYCHERCKPRYRIKVEKSASSLFEGYIECEHASAIQGQKTFTVTSINKDGIEQTTGLKFPLRNVEKITVYFPVCDQNTPVMIYINHGVTDGNCDGASKWLVRERGNRNWTDVSDKIPEIKADNGDTIKEAIEDILEGVKSDLGLCQELESQLLRTDFTIASVQGASEVPGLISGDQESEDEDNSYLKNILQNISRGGFDIDDSQYLSLPTLISSTQPPLAQSRISAPSDRSHDRDSDITIPAIIASSVLVSSGSLTGFAYWVYQRFNGEPWVRQI